One Phocaeicola dorei genomic region harbors:
- a CDS encoding RagB/SusD family nutrient uptake outer membrane protein has product MKKIYNIVSMAILLFCTAACSDSYLELSPESSVSDEVIFENADAAQYAVNGLGRIMSTQYLGTQGYNGEGTVYAYQGEYPGDVIQKGSYTGWQNLAKGNYFTSSTNSNIHVTWYYYYKLIRNANQILDNCKTGLANVAEQRKWDYIKAQALVYRAYSYTMLSQLYSRRWTDADGLQRGLVLRTTVNNDEMPCSTMAETFELIYHDLDEAISLFTSCGYDRPVDVDKRWMANLDVAHAVYSRAALIRNDWQTVITHSQEARRNYSIMTPDEYKAGFNTANQEWIWEVFEDDTQPVHYYSFYNYMSASCLGSASRTYPPCISKQIVDPIDPADKRLAIYAIPTPEEVGDVSKVSGSGKVTKGDFYNRVKKEFAGRIYSTTTIFYYLSTKFIVKSGTGDGCIPIFRAAEMMYNEAEAQYRLGNEQAVRALLEQTVKPYNADYTCTKSGDSLWEELKAYRKFDLCNEGHSWFDLKRWGDPMVRKTWAEGGSWATYFAEKNTTTGGNYGPADKNAWTAVIPTMETNYNSLVSNVEKIKSDGTWDRN; this is encoded by the coding sequence ATGAAAAAGATATATAATATAGTTTCAATGGCAATTCTGCTTTTCTGTACAGCAGCCTGTTCAGATTCGTATCTTGAACTCAGTCCGGAATCAAGCGTTTCAGACGAGGTGATTTTTGAGAATGCCGATGCCGCACAATACGCCGTGAACGGACTGGGTCGGATCATGAGCACACAGTACCTGGGCACACAGGGGTACAACGGAGAAGGTACTGTTTATGCGTATCAGGGCGAATATCCTGGAGATGTGATACAGAAAGGCAGCTACACCGGCTGGCAGAATCTCGCGAAAGGCAACTATTTTACCAGCAGTACGAACAGCAACATCCATGTAACATGGTACTACTATTACAAACTCATCAGAAATGCTAACCAGATTCTAGACAACTGCAAGACGGGGCTTGCCAACGTGGCGGAGCAACGTAAATGGGACTATATAAAGGCACAGGCGCTGGTCTACCGTGCCTACTCCTACACCATGCTCTCACAGCTGTACAGTCGAAGATGGACAGATGCAGACGGCTTGCAGCGCGGTCTTGTACTGCGTACCACAGTAAACAATGACGAAATGCCATGCTCCACTATGGCGGAGACATTCGAACTGATCTACCATGACCTTGATGAGGCCATCAGCCTTTTCACATCATGCGGATACGATCGGCCTGTCGATGTGGACAAGAGGTGGATGGCGAACCTTGATGTGGCCCATGCCGTCTATTCACGGGCAGCTCTTATACGTAATGACTGGCAGACAGTCATCACCCATTCACAGGAAGCTCGCAGGAACTACTCCATCATGACTCCCGATGAGTATAAGGCAGGATTCAACACAGCCAATCAAGAATGGATATGGGAGGTGTTCGAGGATGACACACAGCCTGTTCATTACTATTCATTCTATAACTATATGAGCGCCAGCTGTCTCGGTTCTGCATCCCGCACTTATCCACCATGTATAAGCAAACAGATAGTAGATCCGATTGATCCCGCAGACAAGCGGCTCGCCATTTATGCCATTCCGACTCCGGAAGAAGTGGGCGATGTTTCCAAAGTCAGCGGCTCGGGTAAGGTGACCAAAGGTGATTTCTACAACCGTGTGAAGAAGGAGTTCGCCGGACGCATATACAGCACCACGACAATCTTCTATTATCTCTCCACCAAGTTCATTGTAAAATCCGGGACAGGAGACGGATGTATTCCTATTTTCCGTGCCGCTGAAATGATGTATAACGAGGCGGAGGCACAGTACCGTTTAGGTAACGAACAGGCCGTACGCGCACTTCTTGAGCAGACCGTCAAGCCTTATAATGCGGATTATACCTGCACAAAAAGTGGTGACAGTCTTTGGGAGGAGCTTAAAGCATACCGTAAATTTGATCTCTGCAACGAAGGCCACAGCTGGTTCGACCTAAAACGCTGGGGAGACCCGATGGTCCGCAAAACCTGGGCAGAAGGCGGAAGCTGGGCCACTTATTTTGCCGAGAAGAACACCACAACCGGAGGAAACTACGGTCCTGCCGATAAAAATGCATGGACTGCGGTTATTCCAACCATGGAAACCAATTACAATTCCCTTGTTTCCAATGTTGAAAAAATCAAGTCTGACGGTACTTGGGATCGGAATTGA